The following coding sequences are from one Candidatus Woesearchaeota archaeon window:
- a CDS encoding DNA-directed RNA polymerase subunit B'' has translation MLNRDALINRYFSEQSFIDSDIESFDNFMEKELQVIIEENKLIEPTIIPSNVEEYKIRLDKIWIEKPKITEADGSTNKIFPMEARLRNMTYAAPCFIEISSHINGVQRENFPTQIASIPVMLKSKFCNLHKLSKDELVEKGEDPNDPGGYFVINGTEKVIIKVEDLAANKLLVEEDELGVSEFVGKMFSEYGSYKIPHKLEHLKDGIFYLTFTRVKRVPLIIIMKALGLTKDEDIVKFVSQEKQYDPVLINLYEFVDIKTEEDAADYIAKKIGITQSKEIRLERMYEIIDKFFLPHLGTKREDRIYKAYNLCKMLKKFIQVSTGELSLDDKDHYSNKRLKLSGDSLADLFRVDLKVLISDLLYNFHRHVKRGKFPPLRSLIRNKLLTQRLYSSMATGAWIGSRKGISQRIQRINFLDTMSHLQRVVSPLSASQENFEARELHSTHLGRLCPIETPEGTNIGLRKNLALLASVTKNEDETELLKQLKSFGLKGVR, from the coding sequence ATGCTGAATAGGGATGCGCTGATAAACAGGTATTTTTCAGAACAGAGTTTTATAGATTCTGATATTGAAAGCTTTGATAATTTTATGGAAAAAGAGCTGCAGGTTATAATCGAGGAAAATAAGCTTATCGAGCCTACAATAATTCCTTCAAATGTAGAGGAATACAAGATAAGGCTTGACAAGATATGGATTGAAAAGCCAAAGATAACAGAGGCTGACGGCAGCACAAATAAAATCTTCCCGATGGAAGCAAGGCTGAGAAACATGACTTATGCAGCGCCCTGCTTTATAGAGATAAGCTCGCATATCAACGGAGTGCAGAGGGAAAACTTCCCGACGCAGATAGCTTCTATTCCTGTAATGCTGAAAAGCAAATTCTGCAACCTGCATAAGCTGTCAAAGGATGAGCTTGTTGAGAAAGGCGAAGACCCAAATGATCCAGGAGGATACTTTGTTATAAACGGCACTGAAAAAGTGATAATTAAGGTGGAAGATTTGGCTGCCAACAAACTGCTGGTTGAAGAAGACGAGCTGGGAGTCAGTGAGTTTGTCGGTAAAATGTTTTCAGAGTACGGCTCGTATAAGATTCCTCATAAGCTTGAGCATCTGAAAGATGGAATTTTTTATCTGACCTTCACCAGGGTTAAGAGAGTGCCTTTGATAATAATAATGAAAGCGCTGGGCCTTACAAAAGATGAAGATATTGTGAAATTTGTGAGCCAGGAAAAGCAGTATGACCCCGTGCTTATCAATCTTTATGAGTTTGTCGACATAAAAACAGAGGAGGATGCAGCTGATTATATTGCAAAGAAAATAGGCATCACTCAGTCCAAAGAGATAAGGCTTGAAAGGATGTACGAGATAATTGATAAATTCTTTTTGCCGCATCTTGGGACAAAAAGAGAAGACAGGATTTACAAGGCATACAACCTGTGCAAGATGCTGAAAAAATTCATACAGGTTTCAACTGGAGAACTTTCCCTTGATGACAAGGATCATTATTCAAATAAGAGATTAAAGTTAAGCGGAGATTCGCTTGCAGACCTTTTCAGGGTTGATTTAAAAGTGCTGATAAGCGACCTTCTTTACAATTTTCACCGCCATGTAAAGAGAGGCAAATTTCCTCCTCTAAGGTCATTGATAAGAAACAAGCTGCTGACACAGCGGCTTTACAGCAGCATGGCTACCGGAGCATGGATTGGCTCGAGAAAAGGAATAAGCCAGCGCATACAAAGAATAAATTTTCTTGATACAATGAGCCATCTGCAGCGCGTTGTCAGCCCATTAAGCGCATCGCAGGAAAATTTTGAAGCAAGAGAGCTTCACAGCACTCATCTTGGAAGATTATGCCCGATTGAAACACCTGAAGGAACAAACATCGGGTTAAGGAAAAATCTTGCGCTGCTTGCCAGCGTTACAAAAAATGAAGATGAAACTGAGCTTTTGAAGCAGCTAAAGTCATTTGGGCTGAAGGGCGTGAGATAA
- a CDS encoding DNA-directed RNA polymerase subunit H, with protein MSKETKHALVPKHSKLSEKQKEELFRKYNISMKELPKIMKNDPAIKHLDPKAGDVIIVVRESGTTGETIFYRGVADAE; from the coding sequence ATGAGCAAAGAGACCAAGCACGCATTAGTTCCAAAACACTCTAAACTTAGTGAAAAGCAGAAAGAAGAGCTGTTCAGGAAATACAACATTTCTATGAAAGAGCTGCCGAAAATAATGAAGAATGACCCTGCTATAAAGCATTTAGATCCAAAAGCAGGCGATGTTATAATTGTTGTGAGAGAAAGCGGAACAACAGGCGAAACCATATTTTACAGGGGTGTGGCAGATGCTGAATAG